DNA sequence from the Hyalangium minutum genome:
AGCCGCACGGCCGGCATGAGGTTCCGGTTCAACGCATCGAACCACTGCGCATCGTCCAAAGCCGCAAAACCACCACCCGGCGCGCTCGAGCCGCCGAGCACATTGATCAGGATGTCGACGCCGCCCCAACGCTCTCGCACCGACCGCGCCACCTCGGCGACACCTTCGGCCGTCGAGAGGTCGGCCGCGACATACGACACGCCGGCGTTCGGCTCCGCGGGCACAGCGCGTGCGGTGGTCATTACCTGCACGCCCGCAGCGTGCAGACCTTGAACGACAGCGGCGCCAATGCCTTTGGTGCCTCCCGTGACCAGCGCCCGCAGGCCTTTCAGTTGGAGATCGAAGCTCATGCCGTGATCTCCAGCGATGCGATCAGACCCCGCTCCAGGCGGAACCGATACCGCAGATCGACCGGACTACCGGGGAAGTTGCCGGTGACGTGGGCTTGGACGACCTGCGAACCGGCCTCGCGCTCCAGCGTGAACGGCTGCGTCGTGTACGTGTACTGGGCCGACGCCGCCGCCTTCCACGCCTTGATGGCGTCGAGGCCGATGTGTGTGTGGCCTTCATCTTTGACCACGGCCTGAGCGGCAAAGCAGCGGGCCACGGCCTCGGGGTTCTGTGTGTCGGCGGCGAAGTAGGCCGCAATCGGCTCCGGAAGGGTCAGATCGTTCATGGTGGTTCCTCGGTAGTGATGACCGGAGAATGCGCGCCCTGGAGAAATAAGAGAATCATATAGACTCTTCACAGGTTATGTAGAGGTGGCTACAGAATGCGTGGATCGGAATTCGCCGAACTGAAGGCTTTTGCCGCAGTGGTCGAGCGCGCCAGCTTCGCGCGCGCAGCAGAGCACCTGGGGGTGTCGCCTTCAGCGCTCAGCCAGACCATCCGCCTGCTGGAAGCCCGGCTTGGAGCGCGGCTGCTGAACCGCACCACGCGCAGCCTGGCGCCCACCGTCACCGGAGAGCAGCTGTACAGGCGCATCGCGCCTCTTCTCCGAGAGATGACCGAGGCGGTGGCCGAAGCCAGTGCAGCGGCCGGGCGAACGCGCGGCACGCTGCGCATCAACACGCTGGGGATGGCCGCCCGCCAGGTCATCGCGCCACGGCTGGGCCGGTTTCACCGCGCGCACCCGGAGGTGGCACTGGACATCGTGGTCGACGATGCGCTGAGCGACATCGTCGCCGGCCGCTTCGATGCCGGCATTCGCGTGGGCGTACGTCTGGAGAAGGACATGGTCGCCGTGCGCTTGACGCCGGACGTGAAGATGGTCGCCGTGGCGTCCCCTGACTACCTCGCGCATCGCGGCATCCCGCGCACCCCCGGTGACCTGCATGGCCACGCGTGCATCAACTGGCGACTCCAAGTCGATGGACGTGCCTACCGCTGGGAGTTCGAGAAGAGGGGAAAGCGGATCGAGCTCGCGGTCGATGGCCCGCTGGTCACCAACAATGCCGATGTCGGCGTTGCCGCGGCGCTGGAAGGGCTGGGCATTGCCTATGCGTTCGGCCACGAGGGCGTGGACGAGTACCTTGCCCGAGGAGAGTTGGTCCGGGTGCTCGCGGACTGGTCGATCGCACGACCAGGGCTGTTCCTGTACCACCCCAGCCGACGCCACTTTCCGGCTGCGCTGCGCGCCTTCATCGACTGCATGCTGGACAAGGACATGCCCGCACCGTGACCCGGATGGCGCTCACGCCAGCTCGAACACCACGTCCTGTGCGCCTTCCCACAGCTCCAGCTCGGCTCAGGGCGCGCGCGTCGGACAGCTCCAGCTCGGGCGCCGCGTACAGGTCCACCTCGGCACGGGGGACATACCGTAGGACTCTCCAAGTCCTATTCAACTACCCGCCCTCTGCGAGCATGAACTTTCCAAGTCGGTGCGTGCCAGAAGACTTCGTAGGTCATAGGCTGGGATGGCATGGGACTTGTTAGGTCCTAAAATCTCGTCTGACGTATTGGTGTGTGCGCAACCTGTCCCGGGGAACTTGCGATAACTCCGATCACTCGGGCTGTGCCCGGGAGGCCCCATGACCCATCACGCCAACTCTTGGCGCCTTAGGTGTGCTCTCCTGATCTGCGCCAGCCTGTTAGCCGGTGTGGGCTGTAGTTCGACGCAAGCTGCCCATCAGGGCACCGGCGGATCGGGCTCTGCGGATGGGGCTGCCGCATACGTGCAGGAAACCGCGCAGCGCGGGGATTCCATCGCGCAGGCTGCCCCCGCCCAATGCGGCCCGTTTGACAGCACCGTTTCCTGCTGCCTTAAGCAGCACCCGGGCGAGTTCGGACGCTGCGGGGCTATAGACCCTGGGAAGGCCCCCACGCGGGCACCCAAGCAAGCGCCCCGGACGGATCCGAATCCGTACCCGCCCCCCACTACGGATCCGTACCCGCCCCCCACGGATGCAGCCCCTCCCGACAGACGGAAGAGGGATCAGCAATGCCGCGAGTATTGGAATCAGTGCATCGCGCTCGGAGGCGAGTACGAGAAGCGCGGGCAGCATGGCCGCACCATCTGCGCGTCCTGCTACGACCAGTGCATGGGGCTGGGCTACTGGCCCAAAGAGGTCAACGACTTTGAATGTCTCGGAGGCTTCTAGCCGTGGCCCTCCTTCGTTGGGAATGGTGGAACAAGGTTGCCGAGGAACGCCAGTGGCTCACCCTCGGAATGAGCTTCGCAGAAGTGCCTTTTGACGCCTACGTGGCCGCGCTCAAGGATCTAGAGCGACAGTTTGCACGAGAGGCGCGAACTCCTGGCGAACGCCTGCACCTC
Encoded proteins:
- a CDS encoding nuclear transport factor 2 family protein, translated to MNDLTLPEPIAAYFAADTQNPEAVARCFAAQAVVKDEGHTHIGLDAIKAWKAAASAQYTYTTQPFTLEREAGSQVVQAHVTGNFPGSPVDLRYRFRLERGLIASLEITA
- a CDS encoding LysR family transcriptional regulator → MRGSEFAELKAFAAVVERASFARAAEHLGVSPSALSQTIRLLEARLGARLLNRTTRSLAPTVTGEQLYRRIAPLLREMTEAVAEASAAAGRTRGTLRINTLGMAARQVIAPRLGRFHRAHPEVALDIVVDDALSDIVAGRFDAGIRVGVRLEKDMVAVRLTPDVKMVAVASPDYLAHRGIPRTPGDLHGHACINWRLQVDGRAYRWEFEKRGKRIELAVDGPLVTNNADVGVAAALEGLGIAYAFGHEGVDEYLARGELVRVLADWSIARPGLFLYHPSRRHFPAALRAFIDCMLDKDMPAP